One genomic window of Bacillus mycoides includes the following:
- a CDS encoding SMI1/KNR4 family protein gives MNKTILKELEVELKNHFKPFLNAPATIEEIKYVESEMGISFPDELRMLYLAHNGEVKSGPGLFFGLPFLSLDEVLDEWRIWKKVEDGEPFDFDAYSIPKNYIKEKYANGKWIPISNDAGGNNIAIDVDPDKKGKIGQVINFGRDEEVKYVIANRISDFLLFILQTLKDKNFTIHREEDYLYWSYGTNDNIHFLDALFNIELPVLHPNFIFQSENNVKDWYDSLNEKWKNIVGSHERASKFIREKRLYLGGNELVDISPLQMCTEVRALILTGNEIKDINGLERMTALKKLYLVNNPVQDLKPIVHLQHLEEMNIKKTSVNDLSALVEMPSLKKLDISNTDIKDFSLLPQFRKLESLSVHISNREQLIAISKINTLKHLRILGLENVNEVELLVLQNLNKLITIEFENSIVDNFNCFKDNTALQNIKLKDTNVKNGNVLGRLKGLKELELDGATIENLEAVCSSDSLEIFTGSFAQFNMLKDSFDRKIDFSKIIGEMSEEEREIWYQYVNE, from the coding sequence ATGAATAAAACTATTTTAAAAGAGTTAGAAGTTGAATTGAAAAATCACTTTAAACCGTTTTTGAATGCACCTGCAACAATAGAAGAAATTAAATATGTCGAAAGTGAAATGGGAATTTCGTTTCCAGATGAATTACGTATGCTTTATCTCGCGCATAACGGTGAGGTTAAATCTGGACCAGGATTATTTTTTGGTTTGCCATTTCTCTCGTTAGATGAAGTTTTAGATGAGTGGAGAATATGGAAAAAGGTTGAAGATGGAGAACCATTTGATTTTGATGCATATTCTATACCAAAAAATTATATTAAAGAAAAATATGCAAATGGAAAATGGATACCAATTAGTAATGACGCTGGTGGGAATAATATTGCAATAGACGTTGATCCGGATAAAAAGGGGAAAATAGGACAAGTTATTAATTTTGGACGAGATGAAGAAGTGAAATATGTAATTGCAAATCGAATTTCAGATTTTTTACTATTTATTTTACAAACGCTAAAAGATAAAAATTTCACAATCCACCGAGAGGAAGATTATTTATATTGGAGTTATGGTACAAATGATAATATACATTTTTTAGACGCATTATTTAATATTGAATTACCTGTCTTACATCCTAATTTTATATTTCAGTCTGAAAATAATGTTAAAGATTGGTATGATAGTTTAAATGAAAAATGGAAAAACATCGTGGGATCTCATGAACGTGCGAGTAAATTTATAAGAGAAAAGAGATTATATTTAGGCGGAAATGAGTTAGTAGATATTAGTCCATTACAGATGTGTACTGAAGTAAGGGCGCTAATTTTAACTGGAAATGAAATTAAAGATATTAATGGATTAGAACGGATGACTGCTTTAAAAAAGTTATATTTAGTTAATAATCCAGTTCAAGATTTAAAGCCAATAGTACATTTGCAGCACTTAGAAGAAATGAATATTAAGAAGACGAGTGTAAATGATCTATCGGCACTTGTAGAAATGCCATCATTAAAAAAATTGGATATTTCAAATACTGATATTAAAGATTTTTCGTTACTACCGCAGTTTCGGAAGTTAGAATCGCTTTCTGTACATATTTCAAATCGTGAGCAGCTCATTGCAATTTCAAAAATAAATACTTTAAAGCATTTACGTATTTTAGGTTTAGAAAATGTCAATGAAGTAGAGTTACTCGTTTTACAAAACTTAAATAAATTAATAACAATTGAATTTGAAAATAGTATTGTTGATAACTTTAATTGTTTTAAAGATAATACAGCACTACAAAATATAAAGTTAAAAGATACAAATGTAAAAAATGGAAATGTATTAGGGCGATTGAAAGGATTAAAGGAGTTAGAATTAGATGGGGCAACAATTGAAAATCTTGAAGCGGTTTGTAGTTCTGACTCATTAGAAATATTTACAGGGTCGTTTGCTCAATTTAATATGCTAAAAGACTCTTTTGATAGAAAAATAGATTTCTCAAAAATAATAGGAGAAATGAGTGAGGAAGAACGTGAAATTTGGTACCAGTATGTAAATGAGTAA
- a CDS encoding O-methyltransferase, with product MKRMDTLDSLLSQLEQYGEEHDRHKKTREEKLRNISREMGQFLSILVKGCNVKKILEIGTSNGYSTLWLANAVEETNGNVTTVELSSERVGEALGNFRKVNFTQRIDIHNQEAGAFLDSQLDHSFDFIFLDSERTQYMWWWEHIKRILEPKGFLVIDNATSHAEELAEFIKMIEEDDTFETVLLAFQKGAFVARKNN from the coding sequence ATGAAAAGAATGGATACTTTAGATTCATTATTATCTCAACTTGAACAATATGGAGAAGAGCATGATCGACATAAAAAAACGCGGGAAGAAAAATTACGGAATATTTCTCGTGAGATGGGACAATTTTTATCAATTTTAGTAAAAGGATGTAATGTAAAAAAAATTTTAGAAATTGGAACTTCAAATGGTTATTCTACATTGTGGCTAGCAAATGCGGTAGAAGAAACAAATGGAAATGTTACAACGGTAGAACTTTCTTCAGAACGGGTGGGAGAGGCACTTGGGAATTTTAGGAAGGTGAATTTCACACAGCGAATCGATATTCACAATCAAGAAGCTGGAGCATTTTTAGATTCGCAATTAGATCATTCATTTGATTTTATTTTCCTAGATTCAGAACGAACGCAATATATGTGGTGGTGGGAACATATAAAACGTATTTTAGAGCCAAAAGGTTTTCTTGTTATTGATAATGCAACTTCTCATGCGGAGGAACTAGCAGAATTTATAAAGATGATTGAAGAAGATGATACGTTTGAAACGGTGTTATTAGCTTTTCAAAAGGGAGCATTTGTTGCGCGGAAGAATAATTAG
- a CDS encoding toxic anion resistance protein, whose translation MTELEKKEPVSIVKDNNVEVVVDTVIKDAELEELNKEADLYVQKLNSEQNTDLSKVLSQLGDLGDKEQQAAGQTLSALKRPVTAMMNGKNEEIPNTLLELRKVVSELDPNSLKATGMKKLMFKVFKKNPLENYVHKYQSIDKQIEEIIRSLLIGRDNLQEDTVGLEMLKEQSHDKIHALDKQVYLGRKLAGMLEAEKQNPERQRDIPLINDALEKILVRTRNMQQAKSVLLQSIASVDIIKKNNEKLAEAIRNAITMTQNVVTVSAAIQLALTNQRKTIDAVNATNEAIESMVLSNSQALKQNTEETTKLLENPAISMDKLRESFQNVFAAIEASEKSSERIIESSKKFVIELDTFNDEMKQKLIQRPRK comes from the coding sequence TTGACTGAACTCGAGAAAAAAGAACCTGTATCGATTGTGAAAGATAATAATGTAGAAGTAGTAGTGGATACAGTAATAAAAGATGCAGAACTTGAAGAACTGAATAAAGAAGCAGATCTTTATGTACAAAAGTTAAATAGCGAGCAAAATACAGATTTATCAAAAGTATTGTCGCAGCTTGGAGACTTAGGGGATAAAGAGCAGCAAGCGGCAGGACAAACGCTATCAGCTTTAAAACGTCCTGTGACAGCGATGATGAATGGAAAGAATGAAGAAATTCCAAATACATTGTTAGAATTACGAAAAGTGGTATCAGAACTTGATCCAAACTCATTAAAAGCAACTGGTATGAAGAAACTTATGTTTAAAGTGTTTAAGAAAAATCCGCTTGAAAATTACGTGCATAAATATCAATCTATAGATAAGCAAATCGAGGAGATTATAAGATCACTTCTCATTGGCCGTGATAACTTGCAAGAGGATACGGTTGGTCTTGAAATGTTAAAAGAGCAATCACACGATAAAATTCACGCTCTTGATAAACAAGTATACTTAGGAAGAAAACTTGCTGGTATGCTTGAAGCTGAGAAACAAAATCCAGAACGTCAAAGGGATATTCCGTTAATAAATGATGCATTAGAAAAGATACTTGTGCGTACTCGTAATATGCAACAAGCAAAAAGTGTATTATTACAATCTATCGCGTCTGTAGATATTATTAAGAAAAATAATGAAAAGCTAGCAGAAGCAATTCGCAATGCAATTACGATGACACAAAACGTTGTAACGGTTTCAGCTGCAATTCAGCTCGCATTAACAAATCAACGTAAAACAATTGATGCAGTTAATGCGACAAATGAAGCGATTGAATCAATGGTATTAAGCAATTCTCAAGCATTAAAACAAAATACAGAAGAAACAACAAAACTCCTAGAAAATCCTGCAATTAGCATGGATAAATTACGTGAATCATTCCAAAATGTATTCGCTGCTATTGAAGCATCTGAGAAATCGTCAGAGCGTATTATTGAGTCTAGTAAGAAGTTTGTAATTGAACTTGACACATTTAATGATGAGATGAAGCAGAAACTCATTCAGCGTCCAAGGAAATAA
- a CDS encoding DUF3974 domain-containing protein, translated as MSFIQGVLLLLGSLLLIAFTVVVLVVYFGRKLYFSWTKPYKRAQDSIGKLSNKSTPFLQEFTQHPLFYRWIRTEGKKEQNTLNTLFCSSGQRTREQVFSMLPKEKQKKVHVMAKTTKKLTNEDIDIATMKVKDFLRQESQQTVKPTDLSFYKLYFYDRYPDALNTIQAYKRSINPSLQRTVDDITISVLNALPYYQEQRMFEQQHKLETFLMKDLTAMLSLVVQLPPSQRPEKEEELKIYLQNFQKEMEVVERDIRDSIDHDLNVKMRAATEKFKNK; from the coding sequence ATGAGTTTCATTCAAGGAGTATTATTACTATTAGGGTCATTACTTTTAATCGCATTTACTGTCGTTGTTTTAGTTGTATACTTCGGACGTAAACTTTATTTTTCATGGACGAAACCATATAAGAGAGCGCAAGATTCTATTGGAAAATTATCGAACAAATCAACACCGTTTTTACAAGAATTTACGCAGCACCCACTCTTTTATCGCTGGATTCGTACAGAAGGGAAAAAAGAACAAAATACATTAAATACACTTTTCTGTTCATCGGGCCAACGTACGAGAGAGCAAGTTTTCTCAATGTTACCGAAAGAAAAGCAGAAAAAAGTGCATGTGATGGCAAAAACAACAAAAAAGCTTACGAATGAAGATATTGATATCGCAACAATGAAAGTGAAAGATTTCTTGAGACAAGAATCACAGCAAACTGTAAAACCGACAGACTTATCGTTTTATAAATTGTATTTCTATGATCGATATCCAGATGCATTAAATACAATTCAAGCATATAAACGCTCGATTAATCCTTCACTACAAAGAACGGTTGATGACATTACAATTTCAGTATTAAATGCACTTCCGTACTATCAAGAACAACGCATGTTTGAACAACAACATAAACTTGAAACGTTCTTAATGAAAGATTTAACAGCGATGCTATCATTAGTGGTACAATTACCACCATCACAACGTCCTGAAAAAGAAGAAGAACTAAAAATATACTTGCAAAATTTCCAAAAAGAAATGGAAGTAGTAGAGCGAGACATTCGTGATTCCATTGATCACGATTTGAATGTGAAGATGAGAGCAGCGACTGAGAAGTTTAAGAATAAATAG
- the plsY gene encoding glycerol-3-phosphate 1-O-acyltransferase PlsY produces MINSMQLLYVVASYLFGNILTAYIVTKWRHNVDIRDEGSGNPGARNMGRVYGKGYFVATFIGDAIKGAIVVYIAKYLFEDATFVMLALLAVIIGHIYPILFKGKGGKGISTFIGGLIAFDYLIALTLIGIFIVFYLIFKGFTKPGLITIACLPICMIFYSYSIGTTILSAFIIVLILYVNRE; encoded by the coding sequence ATGATTAATAGTATGCAACTGTTGTATGTAGTGGCTTCTTATTTATTTGGAAACATATTGACCGCTTATATAGTAACAAAATGGAGACATAACGTTGATATTCGTGATGAAGGAAGCGGAAATCCTGGTGCAAGAAATATGGGGCGAGTATATGGAAAAGGGTATTTTGTCGCTACATTTATAGGTGATGCGATCAAAGGTGCAATTGTAGTTTATATAGCAAAATACCTTTTTGAAGATGCTACATTCGTAATGCTGGCATTATTGGCCGTTATCATTGGACATATTTATCCAATTTTGTTTAAAGGTAAGGGTGGAAAAGGAATTTCAACATTTATTGGAGGGTTAATAGCATTTGATTATTTGATAGCGCTTACTCTAATAGGCATTTTTATTGTATTTTATTTAATATTTAAAGGATTTACTAAGCCAGGGTTAATTACAATCGCTTGTTTACCAATTTGCATGATTTTTTATTCTTACTCTATTGGTACGACTATTTTAAGTGCATTTATTATTGTGCTTATTTTATATGTAAATCGAGAATAA
- a CDS encoding aminotransferase class V-fold PLP-dependent enzyme, which translates to MGLIYKVADQAWEFESIHKLNYKTFVEEIPQHEETKERFRIDRFHEENTYLICLDGEKLVGMVAVRGKRPFSLDYKISNLDFYLQEHGEKVYEIRLLSVESEYRNGRALLGLIRFLHRYLLLNGYELALISATTRELPLYEQMGFKPFHTLVGTEEAAFQPMYVTPTKFEESSVGGIMTKEYTFLPGPVDIEENVQKAFSTKPISHRSKSFQVTMGNVKKRLLQITKAKRVQVMLGTGTLANDAIALQLRSLKGKGLVLANGEFGNRLIEQAKRAHLNFDTYKKEMAEPFIYTELEKIMAIGNYEWLWFVHHETSTGMLNNLEELDILCKKYQMKLCVDCISSIGAIRINLKDVYFASGVSGKAIKSFTGLSFVFHNHIVEKNEAIPVYMDIGMYEMDDSIPYSHSWNLIYALQEALKRFEDEEAFEKIKEAYAYIEQAITTMGLKLVSPKDHAAQIVLTIQLNEGQSSKAVGDALALQGYIVHYESAYLQKNNWIQIACLNHYKERDMKRMLNCLQMCVLKKGVQV; encoded by the coding sequence ATGGGGTTAATTTATAAGGTTGCTGATCAAGCTTGGGAATTTGAAAGTATACATAAATTGAACTATAAAACATTTGTAGAAGAGATTCCGCAGCATGAGGAAACGAAAGAACGTTTTCGTATAGATCGATTTCATGAAGAAAATACATATTTAATTTGTTTAGATGGTGAGAAATTAGTAGGCATGGTCGCGGTGCGGGGAAAACGACCATTCTCGTTAGATTATAAAATTTCAAATTTAGATTTTTATTTACAAGAGCATGGAGAAAAAGTATATGAAATTCGTTTACTCTCAGTAGAAAGTGAATATCGAAATGGAAGAGCACTGTTAGGGTTAATTCGCTTTTTACATCGTTATTTACTTCTAAATGGATATGAATTAGCACTCATTTCAGCCACAACACGTGAGCTTCCTTTATATGAGCAAATGGGGTTTAAACCTTTCCATACGCTAGTTGGAACAGAAGAAGCAGCTTTCCAGCCAATGTATGTTACACCCACTAAGTTTGAAGAGTCGAGTGTTGGGGGGATTATGACGAAAGAATATACGTTTTTACCTGGCCCAGTAGACATCGAAGAGAATGTCCAAAAGGCATTTTCTACTAAGCCTATTTCCCATCGCTCCAAGTCATTTCAAGTGACGATGGGAAATGTAAAAAAACGATTACTTCAAATAACGAAAGCAAAACGTGTACAAGTTATGTTAGGAACAGGGACGTTAGCGAATGATGCAATTGCTTTACAGTTACGTTCATTAAAAGGTAAAGGACTAGTTTTAGCGAACGGGGAGTTCGGTAATAGATTAATTGAGCAGGCAAAACGTGCACATTTAAATTTTGATACGTATAAAAAAGAAATGGCAGAGCCGTTTATTTATACAGAATTAGAAAAAATAATGGCAATTGGAAATTATGAATGGCTTTGGTTTGTTCACCATGAAACATCAACTGGAATGTTAAATAATTTAGAAGAACTAGACATTCTTTGTAAAAAGTATCAAATGAAACTATGTGTAGATTGTATAAGCTCAATTGGAGCAATACGAATAAATTTGAAGGATGTATATTTTGCAAGTGGTGTAAGCGGAAAAGCGATTAAATCATTTACAGGATTATCTTTCGTTTTTCATAATCACATTGTAGAGAAAAACGAAGCAATACCTGTGTATATGGATATTGGTATGTATGAAATGGATGATAGTATTCCATACTCCCATTCATGGAATTTAATTTATGCATTGCAAGAAGCATTGAAGCGATTCGAAGATGAAGAGGCATTTGAAAAAATAAAAGAGGCGTATGCTTATATTGAACAAGCTATTACTACTATGGGTTTAAAGCTTGTTTCACCTAAAGATCATGCCGCTCAAATTGTTCTTACCATTCAATTAAACGAAGGGCAGTCTTCTAAGGCAGTAGGCGATGCATTAGCATTACAAGGATATATTGTTCATTATGAATCAGCATATTTACAAAAGAATAACTGGATTCAAATAGCATGTCTGAATCACTATAAAGAACGTGATATGAAGAGGATGTTAAATTGTTTGCAGATGTGTGTCTTAAAGAAGGGCGTACAGGTATGA
- the tdcB gene encoding bifunctional threonine ammonia-lyase/L-serine ammonia-lyase TdcB has translation MITSKLPLHIADIKKAQKILDRNVRKTPLVKSFYLTSKTGGEIHLKLENMQLTGSFKFRGAFNKMSQLTEQEKEKGVIACSAGNHAQGVALSAHLLGIKSKIVMPISAPLAKVEATRGYGSEVVLYGETFDDAKAKCEEIIRETGETYLHPYDDVEVMAGQGTIGLDILDDMWDVDTVIVPIGGGGIISGIAVALKSFNPSINIIGVQAENVHGMKASYDKGTIVEHYEAPTIADGCAVKIPGNLTFEVVKELVDDIVTVSEGELEVAMKDLLQRGKAVVEGAGALATAALLAGKVDQYIKGKKVVAVISGGNVDLQRISSVCEHFFVANEVK, from the coding sequence ATGATAACTAGTAAACTACCATTACATATAGCAGACATTAAAAAGGCTCAAAAAATTCTTGATAGAAACGTTCGTAAAACACCATTAGTAAAATCTTTTTATTTGACTAGTAAAACTGGTGGAGAAATTCATTTGAAGTTAGAAAATATGCAATTAACGGGTTCTTTTAAATTCCGTGGTGCATTTAATAAAATGTCGCAGCTTACAGAGCAAGAAAAAGAGAAAGGCGTTATTGCATGTTCGGCAGGTAATCATGCACAAGGTGTTGCTTTATCTGCTCATTTACTTGGTATTAAGAGTAAAATCGTAATGCCAATTTCTGCACCTCTAGCGAAAGTCGAGGCTACCAGAGGATATGGATCAGAAGTTGTTTTATACGGTGAAACTTTTGATGATGCGAAGGCAAAATGTGAGGAGATTATAAGAGAAACAGGTGAAACATACTTACATCCATATGACGATGTAGAGGTAATGGCTGGTCAAGGCACAATTGGCTTAGATATTCTTGATGATATGTGGGATGTTGATACGGTTATTGTGCCAATTGGCGGAGGCGGAATTATTTCTGGTATTGCTGTTGCATTAAAATCTTTTAATCCATCAATCAATATAATTGGTGTACAAGCAGAAAATGTTCATGGGATGAAGGCATCTTATGATAAAGGGACAATCGTAGAACATTACGAGGCACCTACTATAGCAGATGGTTGCGCAGTTAAAATACCAGGAAATTTAACGTTTGAAGTTGTAAAAGAATTAGTAGATGATATTGTAACAGTATCAGAAGGTGAATTAGAGGTAGCAATGAAAGACTTATTACAACGTGGAAAGGCTGTAGTAGAAGGTGCGGGTGCACTAGCTACTGCTGCTCTGCTTGCAGGGAAAGTTGATCAATATATTAAAGGGAAAAAAGTAGTAGCGGTTATATCTGGTGGAAACGTAGATTTGCAACGTATTTCAAGTGTATGTGAGCACTTTTTTGTAGCTAATGAAGTAAAATAG
- a CDS encoding YkvA family protein, with protein MEKQTLWKKFKKSSVNLGKSSVYESIILFYTMKKKKLPTKAKLIILAALSYYVLTIDFIPDIAAIIGIGLLDDVLAIAVAHKYVMRHADAEIREKSKIKMESLFTSAQA; from the coding sequence ATGGAGAAACAGACCCTTTGGAAAAAATTCAAAAAAAGCTCAGTAAACCTCGGAAAATCCAGCGTATATGAAAGTATTATTTTATTCTACACAATGAAAAAGAAAAAGTTACCTACTAAAGCGAAACTCATTATATTAGCCGCCTTATCCTATTACGTATTAACAATCGATTTCATTCCAGATATAGCTGCTATTATCGGGATTGGCTTATTAGATGATGTTTTAGCAATCGCTGTAGCGCATAAATATGTTATGCGACATGCAGACGCTGAAATTCGAGAAAAGAGTAAAATAAAAATGGAGTCATTATTTACTTCAGCACAAGCATAA
- a CDS encoding DEAD/DEAH box helicase: MVNMKNFLELGISETFNHTLRENGITEATPIQEKAIPVIMSGKDIIGQAKTGTGKTLAFVLPILEKTNPESSDVQALIVAPTRELALQITAEIKKMLVHREDINVLAIYGGQDVAQQLRKLKGNTHIVVATPGRLLDHIRRETIDLSNLSTIVLDEADQMLYFGFLYDIEDILDETPDSKQTMLFSATMPKDIKKLAKRYMEEPQMIQIQSEEVTVDTIEQRVIETTDRAKPDALRFVMDRDQPFLAVIFCRTKVRASKLYDDLKGFGYNCAELHGDIPQAKRERVMKSFREAKIQYLIATDVAARGLDVDGVTHVFNYDIPEDVESYIHRIGRTGRAGGSGLAITFVAAKDERYLEEIEKTLGAPLQREIIEQPKIKHVDENGKPVQKPAPKKSGQYRQRDSREGSRSGSKGGPRNDSRNSSRNDNNRSFNKPSNKNNSAKQGQQRRGR, from the coding sequence GTGGTCAATATGAAAAACTTTTTAGAATTAGGAATTAGTGAAACTTTTAATCATACATTACGTGAAAATGGAATCACAGAAGCAACACCAATTCAAGAGAAAGCAATTCCTGTTATTATGTCAGGAAAAGATATTATTGGACAGGCGAAAACAGGAACGGGTAAAACGTTAGCGTTCGTTTTACCTATTTTAGAAAAAACCAATCCAGAGTCTAGTGATGTTCAGGCTTTAATTGTTGCGCCAACAAGGGAACTGGCACTACAAATTACAGCTGAAATTAAAAAGATGCTTGTTCATAGAGAAGATATTAATGTGCTTGCGATTTATGGCGGGCAAGATGTTGCACAGCAATTGAGAAAACTAAAAGGTAATACACATATTGTTGTAGCAACACCAGGGCGATTATTAGATCATATACGACGCGAAACAATTGATTTAAGTAATCTTTCAACGATTGTACTAGATGAAGCGGATCAAATGCTTTATTTCGGTTTCTTATATGATATTGAAGATATTTTAGATGAGACACCTGACAGTAAACAAACGATGTTATTCTCAGCAACGATGCCAAAAGATATTAAAAAACTAGCGAAGCGTTATATGGAAGAGCCGCAAATGATTCAAATACAAAGTGAAGAAGTAACGGTAGATACAATTGAGCAGCGTGTCATTGAGACGACAGATCGTGCAAAGCCAGATGCACTTCGTTTTGTTATGGATCGTGATCAGCCATTTTTAGCAGTTATTTTCTGTCGTACAAAGGTTAGAGCAAGTAAGCTTTATGATGATTTAAAGGGATTTGGTTATAATTGTGCTGAACTTCATGGTGATATACCTCAAGCGAAACGTGAAAGAGTCATGAAGAGTTTCCGCGAAGCTAAAATTCAGTACTTAATTGCGACTGATGTAGCAGCTCGTGGACTGGATGTAGATGGTGTCACTCACGTATTTAACTATGATATTCCTGAAGATGTAGAAAGCTATATTCACCGTATTGGCCGAACAGGACGTGCAGGTGGATCAGGTCTTGCAATTACGTTTGTTGCAGCGAAAGATGAAAGATATTTAGAAGAAATTGAAAAAACGCTTGGTGCACCACTGCAAAGAGAAATAATTGAACAACCGAAGATAAAACATGTAGATGAAAATGGAAAACCGGTACAAAAGCCGGCTCCAAAGAAATCAGGTCAATATCGTCAAAGAGATAGCCGTGAAGGTTCAAGAAGTGGTTCAAAAGGTGGACCAAGAAACGATTCAAGAAATAGTTCGAGAAATGATAACAATCGATCATTTAATAAGCCAAGTAATAAGAACAATAGTGCAAAGCAAGGTCAGCAAAGACGTGGCCGTTAA
- a CDS encoding class I SAM-dependent methyltransferase has product MKNETLHTQEDILKMMDSLLRTAVPFWNEFYTNREKDVPFFANVPDENLVSYIQKEWISKGKVLELGCGPGRNAIYLAKQGFDVTAVDLSIEGINWAKERALENGIEIQFVCESIFNLDFQDEYDFVYDSGCLHHIPPHRRMNYVDLVKNSLKSGGYFGLTCFAAGDLNERNGSEITDWDVYRGWSLQGGLAYSEEKLREIFKEFEVIEIRKMKQIEQPNNMFGESFLWTALFKKK; this is encoded by the coding sequence ATGAAAAATGAAACGTTACATACACAAGAAGATATCTTGAAGATGATGGATTCTTTATTAAGAACCGCAGTACCATTTTGGAATGAATTTTACACGAATAGAGAAAAGGATGTTCCTTTTTTTGCAAATGTTCCAGATGAGAATTTAGTTTCATATATACAAAAAGAATGGATTTCAAAAGGGAAAGTGTTAGAGCTTGGATGTGGTCCAGGAAGAAATGCAATTTATTTAGCGAAACAGGGGTTTGATGTAACAGCCGTAGATTTGTCTATAGAAGGAATTAATTGGGCCAAAGAGAGGGCGTTAGAAAACGGAATAGAAATACAATTTGTTTGTGAATCGATTTTTAATTTGGATTTTCAAGATGAATATGATTTTGTATATGATTCCGGTTGCTTGCATCACATTCCACCACATAGAAGAATGAATTATGTTGATCTAGTTAAAAACTCATTAAAATCAGGTGGTTATTTCGGATTAACATGTTTTGCAGCAGGTGATTTGAATGAGCGAAATGGATCGGAAATAACGGACTGGGATGTGTATAGAGGATGGAGTTTGCAAGGTGGTCTTGCATATTCAGAAGAAAAGTTAAGAGAGATATTTAAAGAATTTGAAGTAATTGAAATTAGAAAAATGAAGCAAATTGAACAACCAAATAATATGTTTGGGGAATCATTTCTTTGGACAGCATTATTTAAGAAGAAATAA
- a CDS encoding VOC family protein codes for MSNTNQKITTFLMFEGKAEEAMNFYTSLFDQSEIVNISRYDEKGPGEEGTVIHATFTLNGQEFMCIDSFVKHDFTFTPAMSLYVTCETEEEIKTVFNKLAQDGAILMPLGSYPFSKKFGWLNDKYGVSWQLTLAGDE; via the coding sequence ATGAGTAACACAAATCAAAAAATCACTACGTTTTTAATGTTTGAGGGAAAAGCTGAAGAAGCGATGAATTTTTATACGTCGTTATTTGATCAATCAGAAATTGTAAACATCTCTCGATACGATGAAAAGGGACCTGGTGAAGAGGGCACTGTAATTCATGCAACATTCACGTTAAATGGCCAAGAGTTCATGTGTATCGATAGTTTTGTAAAGCATGATTTTACATTCACTCCAGCTATGTCTCTTTATGTAACTTGTGAAACGGAAGAAGAAATTAAAACTGTTTTTAATAAGTTAGCACAAGACGGAGCAATTCTTATGCCTTTAGGTTCATATCCGTTTAGTAAAAAATTTGGCTGGTTAAATGATAAGTATGGCGTATCTTGGCAGTTAACTCTTGCTGGAGATGAATAA